The Erigeron canadensis isolate Cc75 chromosome 4, C_canadensis_v1, whole genome shotgun sequence genome window below encodes:
- the LOC122595451 gene encoding probable clathrin assembly protein At4g32285 gives MSSSTIRKAIGVVKDQTSISLAKVAGNVAPDLEVLIVKATGHDKEPAEEKYIREILHLIAQSRCYVGACVYNISKRLSKTHDWVVALKALMLVHRLLVDGDPVFGQEIMYASRKGARVLNMSDFRVEALSNYWDHSGFVKNYGMYLDQKLKFIAFERKLCVYNDKRRFENGHADFRDDHSFGISHKSKSYGDLYESVSRGDRKEMKVAATPMREMKADRLLERLDKLLRLIERVLSCRPAGNAKSSKMVLVALYLVLSESFRIYADICEALGVLLDRFPEMEYANCIKTFDQYVIAAKTIDELIDFYGWSKELGVARASEFPEVQKVTDNVLGTLERFLREKKNQLKKSLEACCKQHGPLPLAEVEQTTADLLDLKDDTVPPLSSEPKTTESDKAATWLTPVAGSGRADWELALVDSSSSLTNQKDNIVSGGLDLVMLNGIYDQGAATQHASYNQISAAPVLALPAPNKNVQPMDPRDPFAASLMVPPPPYVQLADLEKKQSFLAQDKQVWQPYVGNGMLGQGPVGMINPGVATYNRMMEQQAGYTYAHY, from the coding sequence ATGTCTTCAAGTACTATCAGAAAGGCGATTGGGGTGGTTAAAGACCAAACCAGTATAAGCCTAGCCAAAGTTGCAGGCAATGTAGCACCTGATCTCGAGGTCCTCATTGTAAAGGCAACGGGCCATGACAAAGAGCCTGCTGAAGAAAAGTATATAAGGGAGATTCTTCACCTGATAGCTCAATCTAGATGTTACGTAGGTGCTTGTGTTTACAACATTTCAAAGAGGTTGAGCAAAACTCATGACTGGGTTGTTGCATTGAAGGCATTGATGCTTGTACACAGATTGTTAGTTGATGGGGATCCGGTTTTTGGCCAAGAGATAATGTATGCAAGCAGGAAAGGGGCACGGGTTTTAAATATGTCAGACTTTCGTGTTGAGGCTTTATCAAACTACTGGGATCATTCAGGGTTTGTGAAGAATTATGGCATGTACCTTGATCAGAAGCTGAAATTTATAGCATTTGAAAGAAAACTATGTGTCTACAATGACAAGCGGCGGTTTGAAAATGGGCATGCAGACTTTAGAGATGATCATAGTTTTGGAATAAGTCACAAGTCGAAATCTTATGGTGATTTATATGAATCGGTATCACGAGGCGATAGAAAAGAGATGAAAGTGGCAGCAACACCAATGAGGGAGATGAAGGCTGACCGGCTCTTGGAGAGATTGGATAAACTGCTTCGGCTTATTGAACGTGTGTTGTCCTGTAGGCCTGCAGGAAATGCAAAAAGTAGCAAGATGGTGCTTGTTGCTCTCTACCTAGTTCTGAGTGAAAGTTTTCGGATTTATGCTGATATATGTGAGGCATTGGGCGTTTTGCTTGATAGGTTTCCAGAAATGGAGTACGCAAATTGTATTAAAACTTTTGATCAGTATGTCATTGCGGCAAAAACAATCGATGAGCTTATTGACTTTTATGGCTGGTCAAAAGAGTTGGGAGTTGCTAGAGCCTCAGAGTTCCCAGAGGTGCAAAAGGTTACTGATAATGTTTTGGGAACACTCGAGAGGTTCTTGAGGGAGAAGAAGAATCAGCTCAAGAAAAGCTTGGAAGCATGTTGTAAACAACATGGACCACTGCCCTTAGCTGAGGTGGAACAAACAACCGCAGACCTATTGGACCTGAAAGATGACACAGTGCCGCCTTTGTCATCTGAACCTAAGACAACCGAGTCTGACAAGGCAGCTACATGGCTGACACCAGTAGCCGGAAGTGGAAGAGCAGATTGGGAGCTTGCGTTGGTGGATTCATCCAGCAGCCTAACAAACCAGAAGGATAACATTGTAAGTGGTGGCCTTGATCTCGTAATGCTGaatggaatatatgatcaaggagcAGCGACACAACATGCAAGCTACAATCAGATAAGTGCAGCACCCGTGTTAGCATTGCCTGCACCAAACAAAAATGTGCAGCCCATGGACCCACGGGACCCTTTTGCAGCATCACTCATGGTCCCACCACCGCCATATGTGCAACTTGCTGACCTCGAGAAGAAACAGAGTTTTCTTGCACAGGATAAACAGGTATGGCAACCATATGTAGGCAATGGGATGCTAGGCCAAGGGCCTGTGGGAATGATTAATCCTGGTGTTGCTACTTACAATCGCATGATGGAACAACAAGCAGGGTATACCTATGCACATTACTGA
- the LOC122598281 gene encoding uncharacterized protein LOC122598281 translates to MTNGKTLKPGPIFEAKKRRYKIWLLQRPLSGLDAILAAQGHKLNRERIISEAQELGLSLESIAPFLNGFSTTDTTTTGTNAEVEGGSKGSAADPTEPIGQY, encoded by the exons ATGACCAACGGCAAGACTTTAAAACCCGGCCCCATATTCGAAGCAAAGAAACGTCGTTATAAGATTTGGCTTCTTCAACGCCCTCTCAGTGGCCTGGATGCCATACTTG CTGCCCAGGGTCACAAACTCAACCGTGAAAGAATTATATCCGAAGCTCAAGAATTGGGTCTGAGCTTGGAATCTATTGCACCATTTTTGAATGGTTTCTCAACAACTGATACTACTACTACTG GTACCAATGCTGAAGTGGAAGGAGGATCCAAGGGCTCTGCTGCAGATCCAACAGAACCAATTG GTCAATACTGA
- the LOC122594978 gene encoding topless-related protein 4-like, producing the protein MSSLSRELVFLILQFLDEEKFKETVHRLEQESGFFFNIRYFEEMVTNGEWDEVEKYLSGFTKVDDNRYSMKIFFEIRKQKYLEALDKKDRAKAVEVLVKDLKVFSAFNEDLFKEITQLLTLENFRDNEQLSKYGDTKSARGIMLGELKKLIEANPLFRDKLNFPTLKNSRLRTLINQSLNWQHQLCKNPKPNPDIKTLFIDHSCGQSQPNGARAPSPVNNPLMGAVPKPAGFPPLGAHGPFQPAPAAALPTSLAGWMANPSPVPHASASAGPLGFNPANNPALLKRPRTPPTNNPAVDYQTADSEHVLKRTRTFGISDEVNHLPVNILPVGYSGQSHGQSSYSSDDLPKAVVMTLNQGSVVKSMDFHPVQQILLLVGTSTGDIMIWELGSREKLAHKNFKVWDLGACTMPLQASLSSDYSASVNRVTWCPDGTLFGVAYSKHIVQIYSYHGGDDIRNHLEIDAHVGSVNDLAFSYPNKQLCIVTCGEDKLIRVWDAVTGNKQYTFEGHEAPVYSVCPHYKENIQFIFSTATDGKIKAWLYDNMGSRVDYNAPGHSSTTMAYNADGTRLFSCGTNKEGESHIVEWNESEGAVKRTYNGLGKRSVGVVQFDTTKNRFLAAGDEFLVKFWDMDNVNLLTTVDADGGLPATPCIRFNKEGLLLAVSTSENGIKILANPDGMRLLRTMENRSFDPSRVASASVVKSSAMSTFGAANASAGPSIMDRVTPAPSMVAMNVDNRSLVDVKPRIGDESMDKSRIWKLTEITEASECRSLRLPDTTSSAMRVSRLIYTNSGLAILALASNAVHKLWKWQRNDRNSTAKATASVVPQLWQPTSGILMTNVISDTNPEEAVPCFALSKNDSYVMSASGGKISLFNMMTFKTMTTFMPPPPAATFLAFHPQDNNIIAIGMEDSSIQIYNVRIDEVKTKLKGHNKRITGLAFSNVLNVLVSSGADSQLCVWSTEGWEKQTNKHLQIPPGRVAAPVVDTRVQFHNDQTHLLVVHETQIAVYEAPKLEHPKQWVPPETSGLITHATYSCDSQSVYVSFEDGSVGILTASTLRLRCRISSTSYLPSNPNSRVYPLVIAAHPTEANQFALGLTDGGVVVLEPQEPEGKWGTSPPPENGAGPSSITAGATSTIDQAQR; encoded by the exons GAAGGATCGTGCCAAAGCTGTTGAGGTTCTAGTGAAGGATTTGAAGGTGTTTTCAGCTTTTAATGAAGATCTTTTTAAAGAAATAACACAGCTTTTGACTCTCGAGAACTTCAG AGACAACGAGCAATTATCCAAATATGGAGACACCAAATCTGCCAGGGGTATAATGTTGGGCGAGCTTAAAAAGCTGATTGAAGCGAATCCTTTGTTTCGGGATAAGCTAAACTttccaactttaaaaaattcaaGATTGCGTACTCTTATCAATCAAAG TTTGAACTGGCAACATCAGCTGTGTAAGAACCCGAAGCCGAATCCAGACATAAAAACTTTGTTTATTGACCATTCTTGTGGACAATCACAACCTAATGGGGCAAGGGCTCCGTCCCCTGTGAATAATCCATTAATGGGTGCTGTGCCAAAGCCAGCAGGCTTTCCACCTTTAGGTGCTCATGGA CCGTTTCAGCCTGCACCAGCAGCAGCTCTTCCTACATCTCTAGCTGGTTGGATGGCGAATCCCTCCCCAGTGCCTCATGCATCGGCTTCTGCTGGTCCTCTTGGTTTCAATCCTGCAAATAACCCTG CTTTATTAAAGCGCCCTAGGACTCCCCCAACCAACAATCCTGCTGTTGACTATCAAACAGCCGACTCTGAACATGTATTGAAGAGAACAAGAACATTCGGCATTTCTGATGAA GTCAATCATCTGCCGGTTAATATCTTGCCTGTTGGTTACAGTGGTCAGAGTCACGGTCAAAGCTCTTACTCATCTGATGATTTACCTAAAGCTGTAGTGATGACCCTAAATCAGGGTTCAGTAGTTAAGAGCATGGATTTTCATCCAGTACAGCAGATTCTGCTCCTTG TAGGAACAAGCACCGGAGATATCATGATATGGGAACTCGGTAGTAGAGAAAAGCTTGCCCATAAGAATTTCAAGGTTTGGGATCTTGGTGCTTGCACAATGCCTTTGCAG GCCTCTTTGTCTAGTGACTATTCTGCATCAGTCAATCGAGTTACCTGGTGCCCTGATGGGACTCTATTTG gCGTCGCATACTCGAAGCATATTGTGCAGATATACTCTTACCATGGTGGTGATGATATCCGAAATCACTTGGAG aTCGATGCTCATGTAGGCAGTGTTAATGATCTCGCCTTCTCTTACCCTAACAAACAACTTTGCATTGTGACTTGTGGGGAAGACAAGTTAATAAGGGTTTGGGATGCAGTGACGGGAAATAAACAGTATACATTTGAGGGTCATGAAGCACCTGTGTATTCTGTATGCCCACATTATAAAGAAAACATTCAG TTTATATTCTCGACGGCAACCGATGGGAAAATAAAAGCATGGTTGTATGACAATATGGGTTCAAGAGTTGACTATAATGCACCAGGTCATTCATCGACCACCATGGCATACAATGCAGATGGAACAAG GTTATTTTCGTGCGGTACAAATAAGGAAGGGGAATCACACATTGTCGAATGGAATGAAAGTGAAGGAGCCGTTAAGCGTACATATAACGGGCTCGGGAAGCGATCCGTTGGGGTTGTGCAATTTGATACAACCAAAAATCGGTTTCTTGCTGCTGGTGATGAGTTTCTGGTTAAATTTTGGGATATGGATAATGTTAACTTATTGACAACTGTTGATGCTGATGGCGGGCTACCG GCTACTCCTTGCATACGATTTAACAAGGAAGGGCTTCTTTTGGCTGTCTCAACAAGTGAGAATGGCATCAAAATTCTTGCGAATCCAGATGGGATGAGGCTACTAAGAACCATGGAGAATCGTTCTTTTGACCCCTCCAGAGTTGCATCTGCGTCTGTTGTAAAG AGCTCTGCAATGAGTACATTTGGTGCTGCTAATGCTTCTGCTGGACCAAGCATTATGGATAGAGTTACACCAGCGCCCTCAATGGTTGCAATG AATGTTGACAATCGGAGTTTGGTTGATGTTAAGCCAAGAATCGGAGATGAGTCAATGGACAAATCGAGAATATGGAAACTGACAGAAATCACAGAAGCATCAGAATGCCGCTCCCTGAGgcttccagatacaacatctTCGGCAATGCGG GTTTCAAGGTTGATTTACACTAATTCAGGACTTGCTATATTGGCTCTAGCATCCAATGCCGTCCATAAACTATGGAAGTGGCAGAGAAATGACCGGAATTCAACTGCGAAG GCTACTGCCAGTGTTGTCCCTCAGTTATGGCAACCGACAAGTGGTATCTTGATGACCAATGTAATTAGTGATACAAACCCGGAAGAAGCTGTTCCGTGCTTTGCACTGTCAAAAAATGACTCTTATGTCATGTCTGCGTCAGGGGGGAAGATCTCTTTATTTAATATGATGACCTTTAAG ACTATGACAACATTCATGCCACCTCCACCTGCTGCTACCTTTTTGGCATTCCATCCACAAGACAATAATATTATAGCCATAGGCATGGAAGACTCTTCTATTCAGATATACAATGTCCGCATCGATGAG GTCAAAACTAAGCTTAAGGGCCATAATAAAAGGATTACAGGCTTGGCCTTCTCTAATGTGCTTAATGTGTTAGTATCTTCTGGCGCCGATTCCCAG TTGTGTGTTTGGAGCACAGAGGGATGGGAGAAGCAAACCAATAAACACTTGCAAATTCCACCTGGACGTGTTGCAGCCCCTGTAGTGGATACTCGTGTACAATTTCACAATGATCAGACGCATCTGCTAGTTGTCCATGAAACTCAGATAGCCGTCTATGAAGCGCCTAAACTTGAACACCCCAAGCAG TGGGTCCCTCCAGAAACTAGTGGTTTGATTACACATGCTACTTATTCGTGCGATAGCCAGTCAGTTTACGTGAGTTTTGAGGATGGAAGTGTTGGTATTCTTACTGCATCAACACTCAGATTACGATGCCGAATCAGTTCCACCTCATACTTGCCATCCAATCCAAA TTCAAGGGTGTATCCACTCGTGATTGCTGCACATCCAACCGAAGCCAACCAATTTGCACTAGGACTGACTGATGGTGGGGTGGTTGTACTCGAGCCACAGGAACCAGAAGGGAAATGGGGCACCTCACCTCCACCTGAGAATGGTGCTGGCCCAAGCAGTATTACTGCAGGGGCAACAAGTACAATCGATCAAGCTCAGAGGTAA
- the LOC122595452 gene encoding actin-related protein 6 isoform X2 translates to MSSNTVVVLDNGAGLIKAGIAGERDPTSIVPNCTARPLSSKKPLIADQLLSPTVDLTSAVIRRPFDRGYLINPDLQSSIWSHIFNTLRITPSTSSLLLTEPLFNLASISRATDEIVFEEFNFKSLFVSDSPSLVHLYEASKRPYDVVSKTQCSLVVDLGFSFCHAAPVFQNFVLNYGVKRMDLGGKALTNYLKELVSYRSVNVMDETFLMDDVKEKLCFVSNDVARDLQIARRGNDNHFRCTYVLPDGITHTKGFIKDPLEAQRYLSLSEDGELPHSEGTGEADQTEVRSRPSERNKIDLTKNEFSLSNERFLVPEMIFRPADLGMNQAGLAECIVRAVNSCHPYLHPVLYESIILTGGSTLFPGFAKRLETELRPLVPDVFQVKITTQEDPVLGVWRGGSLLASSPDFDAMCVTKAEYEEHGSSRCRRRFFH, encoded by the exons ATGTCATCAAACACCGTGGTCGTACTAGACAACGGCGCCGGACTAATCAAAGCCGGCATCGCCGGCGAACGCGACCCAACATCCATCGTCCCAAACTGCACAGCCCGTCCTCTCTCTTCAAAAAAACCCCTAATCGCCGACCAACTCTTATCTCCCACCGTCGACTTAACCTCCGCCGTAATCCGCCGTCCATTCGACCGCGGCTACTTAATCAACCCCGATCTCCAATCGTCAATCTGGTCCCACATTTTCAACACCCTCAGAATCACCCCGTCCACGTCATCGCTCTTACTAACCGAACCCTTGTTCAACCTCGCGTCAATCTCACGCGCCACCGACGAAATCGTCTTCGAAGAGTTCAATTTCAAGTCATTATTCGTGTCCGACTCGCCTAGTTTAGTTCATTTATACGAAGCTAGTAAACGCCCGTACGACGTCGTTTCGAAAACACAATGTAGCTTGGTTGTTGACTTAGGGTTTAGTTTTTGCCACGCGGCCCCGGTTTTTCAGAACTTTGTTTTGAATTATGGTGTGAAAAGAATGGATTTGGGTGGGAAGGCGTTGACTAATTATTTAAAAGAGCTGGTTAGTTATCGGTCCGTTAATGTGATGGATGAAACCTTTTTGATGGATGATGTTAAGGAGAAGCTGTGTTTTGTCTCCAACGATGTCGCTCGTGATCTGCAGATTGCTAG ACGTGGTAATGACAACCATTTTAGGTGCACGTATGTGCTACCAGATGGTATCACACATACAAAGGGATTCATAAAAGATCCCCTTGAAGCACAAAGATATCTTAGTTTATCAGAGGATGGTGAATTGCCACACTCAGAAGGAACTGGTGAAGCTGATCAAACAGAAGTTAGAAGCAGACCATCGGAAAGGAATAAAATTGATCTTACAAAAAAT GAATTCAGTTTGAGCAATGAGCGGTTTCTTGTCCCTGAGATGATCTTCCGTCCAGCTGATTTGG GAATGAACCAAGCTGGACTGGCAGAATGTATTGTCCGGGCTGTCAATTCTTGTCATCCTTATCTTCATCCTGTGCTGTATGAAAG TATCATATTGACAGGTGGAAGCACATTATTTCCAGGTTTTGCCAAAAGACT GGAAACTGAGCTGCGCCCTCTAGTTCCAGATGTGTTCCAAGTgaaaataacaactcaagaagA CCCCGTATTAGGCGTCTGGCGAGGGGGATCACTATTGGC
- the LOC122596171 gene encoding uncharacterized protein LOC122596171 yields MAQDLKEDGFPDLPVEVSESILSRFDFSEINQLKYLSKQFKSLIKSKPFSEVYNNMAESSASNWLIAHAIFQPKNKVGVLYCIRESDSMTKIIDLGRLLQGRIEPEGEIWLSVQNSLVLLRYFNPPKVFNLFVINIGTNQIHVINVPEIIDGHYLNVDTANFVFEPRATVMNDITYKIVTAEFGEDEILRHFRYTSANGNDQWHVSHARLLEAQESIHPDGGNDDLIRASDLGMLLVSTRLGESIYKCPPTDEFTELTFSLAFSMFTLDDLKRSIVETYFGLDGWAILLVRRTDRGND; encoded by the coding sequence ATGGCTCAGGATTTAAAAGAGGATGGATTTCCTGATTTACCAGTAGAAGTTTCTGAATCCATCTTGTCCCGATTCGACTTTTCTGAGATAAACCAACTAAAGTATCTAAGTAAGCAATTCAAAAGTTTGATTAAATCAAAACCATTTTCAGAAGTGTACAACAATATGGCTGAATCCTCGGCATCTAATTGGTTGATTGCACATGCCATCTTCCAACCCAAGAACAAAGTTGGGGTACTTTATTGTATAAGGGAATCGGACTCGATGACGAAGATAATCGATTTGGGTAGGCTTCTTCAAGGGCGGATAGAACCAGAAGGTGAAATTTGGTTAAGTGTTCAAAATTCATTGGTGCTACTAAGGTATTTCAATCCCCCAAAAgtctttaatttatttgttatcaatATAGGAACAAATCAAATTCATGTCATCAATGTCCCTGAAATCATTGACGGCCATTACTTAAATGTTGATACTGCAAATTTTGTCTTTGAACCACGTGCCACTGTTATGAATGATATCACCTATAAGATTGTAACTGCCGAGTTCGGCGAAGATGAAATCCTTAGGCACTTTCGTTATACTTCTGCAAATGGAAATGATCAGTGGCATGTCAGTCATGCCCGCTTGCTTGAAGCCCAGGAAAGTATACATCCTGATGGTGGTAATGATGATCTCATTAGGGCTAGTGACCTAGGAATGCTACTTGTATCGACTAGGCTAGGTGAATCAATTTATAAATGTCCACCTACCGATGAATTTACCGAGCTTACTTTCAGCCTTGCATTTAGTATGTTTACCCTAGATGACTTGAAGCGATCCATCGTCGAAACCTACTTCGGTTTGGATGGGTGGGCGATATTATTGGTTAGACGCACAGATCGAGGGAATGATTAA
- the LOC122595452 gene encoding actin-related protein 6 isoform X1 encodes MSSNTVVVLDNGAGLIKAGIAGERDPTSIVPNCTARPLSSKKPLIADQLLSPTVDLTSAVIRRPFDRGYLINPDLQSSIWSHIFNTLRITPSTSSLLLTEPLFNLASISRATDEIVFEEFNFKSLFVSDSPSLVHLYEASKRPYDVVSKTQCSLVVDLGFSFCHAAPVFQNFVLNYGVKRMDLGGKALTNYLKELVSYRSVNVMDETFLMDDVKEKLCFVSNDVARDLQIASRRGNDNHFRCTYVLPDGITHTKGFIKDPLEAQRYLSLSEDGELPHSEGTGEADQTEVRSRPSERNKIDLTKNEFSLSNERFLVPEMIFRPADLGMNQAGLAECIVRAVNSCHPYLHPVLYESIILTGGSTLFPGFAKRLETELRPLVPDVFQVKITTQEDPVLGVWRGGSLLASSPDFDAMCVTKAEYEEHGSSRCRRRFFH; translated from the exons ATGTCATCAAACACCGTGGTCGTACTAGACAACGGCGCCGGACTAATCAAAGCCGGCATCGCCGGCGAACGCGACCCAACATCCATCGTCCCAAACTGCACAGCCCGTCCTCTCTCTTCAAAAAAACCCCTAATCGCCGACCAACTCTTATCTCCCACCGTCGACTTAACCTCCGCCGTAATCCGCCGTCCATTCGACCGCGGCTACTTAATCAACCCCGATCTCCAATCGTCAATCTGGTCCCACATTTTCAACACCCTCAGAATCACCCCGTCCACGTCATCGCTCTTACTAACCGAACCCTTGTTCAACCTCGCGTCAATCTCACGCGCCACCGACGAAATCGTCTTCGAAGAGTTCAATTTCAAGTCATTATTCGTGTCCGACTCGCCTAGTTTAGTTCATTTATACGAAGCTAGTAAACGCCCGTACGACGTCGTTTCGAAAACACAATGTAGCTTGGTTGTTGACTTAGGGTTTAGTTTTTGCCACGCGGCCCCGGTTTTTCAGAACTTTGTTTTGAATTATGGTGTGAAAAGAATGGATTTGGGTGGGAAGGCGTTGACTAATTATTTAAAAGAGCTGGTTAGTTATCGGTCCGTTAATGTGATGGATGAAACCTTTTTGATGGATGATGTTAAGGAGAAGCTGTGTTTTGTCTCCAACGATGTCGCTCGTGATCTGCAGATTGCTAG CAGACGTGGTAATGACAACCATTTTAGGTGCACGTATGTGCTACCAGATGGTATCACACATACAAAGGGATTCATAAAAGATCCCCTTGAAGCACAAAGATATCTTAGTTTATCAGAGGATGGTGAATTGCCACACTCAGAAGGAACTGGTGAAGCTGATCAAACAGAAGTTAGAAGCAGACCATCGGAAAGGAATAAAATTGATCTTACAAAAAAT GAATTCAGTTTGAGCAATGAGCGGTTTCTTGTCCCTGAGATGATCTTCCGTCCAGCTGATTTGG GAATGAACCAAGCTGGACTGGCAGAATGTATTGTCCGGGCTGTCAATTCTTGTCATCCTTATCTTCATCCTGTGCTGTATGAAAG TATCATATTGACAGGTGGAAGCACATTATTTCCAGGTTTTGCCAAAAGACT GGAAACTGAGCTGCGCCCTCTAGTTCCAGATGTGTTCCAAGTgaaaataacaactcaagaagA CCCCGTATTAGGCGTCTGGCGAGGGGGATCACTATTGGC